One genomic segment of Primulina tabacum isolate GXHZ01 chromosome 9, ASM2559414v2, whole genome shotgun sequence includes these proteins:
- the LOC142556756 gene encoding isochorismate synthase, chloroplastic-like: MAAIANHCIASSSNIKSAKPASFSSPTAHAKHSVHFTSNKKYKELSSLSMNGCQSEDPRAPIGTIETKTFPMAPTPASAADRLNSAIYDLKSNPSQLDSGIIRLEVPIDEHIEALDWLRSQSLDPVLPRSYYSGRESSIVPSRHKNNEEKLVGVAGFGSAVSFRHLDGFSLNDWHSIKRFLSKSSPLIRAYGGMRFDARANISPEWQDFASFYFMVPQVEFDEFEGSSMIAATVAWDNRLSTTYEQAVAALEATMWQLSRVIKSNNNSSEQPILLDQTHVPNQISWELAVNKALDSIKSKDSNLTKVVLARSSQVHTNAEIDPLMWLEALQAEGVNSYQFCLQPPEAPAFIGNTPERLFYRDQLSVTSDALAATRARGTSEALDLHIGRDLLSSPKDHHEFAVVRESIRRKLEAICSSTIVEPNKALRKLPRVQHLYAKLTGTLVEEDDEFKILSSLHPTPAVCGQPMEDARVFIIETESFDRGYYAGPVGWFGGAESEFAVGIRSALVGKDVGAILYAGTGIVEGSKPAMEWKELELKTSQFTKLMKHEEARMAISGQP, encoded by the exons ATGGCAGCAATAGCTAACCATTGCATTGCCAGTTCTTCCAACATCAAATCCGCGAAACCGGCCTCCTTCTCATCACCGACGGCACATGCCAAACATTCAGTTCATTTCACGAGCAACAAA AAATACAAGGAGTTGTCTTCACTATCCATGAATGGTTGCCAAAGCGAAGATCCTAGAGCACCAATTGGTACCATTGAGACCAAAACATTTCCAATGGCACCCACACCAGCTTCGGCTGCTGATCGTCTCAACTCAGCCATTTACGACTTGAAGTCGAACCCATCACAACTTGATTCTGGGATTATTCGTCTCGAG GTGCCGATTGACGAGCACATCGAGGCACTAGATTGGCTTCGTTCTCAGAGCTTAGATCCTGTGCTCCCACGCAGTTATTATTCTGGTCGCGAATCGTCCATCGTTCCCAGTCGTCATAAGAATAATGAAGAAAAGTTAGTTGGTGTTGCTGGATTTGGTTCAGCCGTTTCATTTCGCCATCTCGACGGATTCTCTTTGAATGATTGGCATTCCATCAAAAG GTTCTTGTCTAAAAGCTCTCCATTGATCCGTGCTTACGGTGGAATGCGTTTTGATGCAAGAGCTAACATATCTCCCGAATGGCAAGACTTTGCGTCTTTTTATTTCATGGTCCCTCAG GTTGAATTTGATGAGTTTGAAGGAAGTTCGATGATCGCGGCAACCGTCGCATGGGACAACCGCCTTTCGACAACATACGAACAAGCAGTTGCCGCACTTGAAGCCACCATGTGGCAGCTTTCACGTGTCATCAAATCGAACAATAATTCTTCCGAACAACCTATTTTGCTCGATCAAACTCACGTTCCAAACCAAATATCTTGGGAACTAGCTGTCAACAAAGCCTTGGACTCCATTAAAAGCAAAGATTCCAATCTAACCAAG GTTGTACTTGCACGCAGCAGCCAAGTACATACAAATGCAGAAATCGACCCCTTGATGTGGTTGGAAGCCTTGCAGGCTGAAGGGGTTAATTCCTACCAATTTTGTCTCCAACCTCCTGAAGCACCTGCTTTCATCGGGAACACT CCCGAACGACTATTTTACCGGGACCAGCTTAGTGTCACCAGCGATGCATTGGCCGCTACACGAGCCAGAGGAACATCGGAGGCTCTAGATTTACATATTGGACGCGATTTGCTTTCAAG TCCTAAAGATCACCACGAATTTGCAGTAGTACGAGAAAGCATCAGAAGAAAACTCGAA GCTATATGTTCGAGCACAATAGTCGAACCAAACAAAGCTCTGAGGAAACTCCCACGAGTTCAACATCTTTACGCTAAACTCACAGGCACACTCgtagaagaagatgatgag TTTAAGATTTTGTCGTCTCTTCATCCGACTCCAGCTGTTTGTGGGCAGCCTATGGAGGACGCCCGAGTATTTATAATCGAAACTG AATCATTCGACCGAGGATACTACGCTGGCCCTGTTGGGTGGTTTGGTGGTGCAGAGAGTGAGTTTGCTGTAGGAATAAGATCAGCCTTGGTTGGCAAG GACGTTGGTGCTATATTGTATGCGGGAACTGGGATAGTAGAAGGGAGCAAACCAGCCATGGAATGGAAGGAATTAGAGCTCAAAACCTCACag TTCACTAAATTGATGAAACACGAAGAAGCTCGAATGGCCATAAGCGGACAGCCCTGA
- the LOC142556153 gene encoding uncharacterized protein LOC142556153 has protein sequence MAMAAASATTNYLDNSLSPNQRLSSPNSAPRSFIVMSSKRKVNKYDPGWKKDWYGPGLFYEGSEELEVDVFKKIEKRKVLSNVEKAGLLSKAEKFGVTLSSIEKLGLLSKAEELGLLSLLEKTADTSPSILASAALPLLVASVAAIVVIPDDSVALVVAQVVIAGALALGGVGLFVGSILVGELQEAD, from the exons ATGGCGATGGCGGCGGCCAGTGCCACCACCAATTACCTCGATAACTCTTTGTCGCCCAATCAACGATTATCCTCCCCTAACTCCGCCCCGAGGTCATTTATAGTGATGTCTTCCAAACGAAAG GTGAATAAGTATGATCCCGGGTGGAAAAAGGATTGGTACGGGCCAGGGTTATTCTACGAGGGCAGCGAGGAACTGGAGGTGGACGTTTTCAAGAAGATCGAAAAGCGAAAGGTGCTGAGCAATGTAGAGAAAGCGGGCCTGCTCTCCAAAGCAGAGAAGTTTGGAGTCACCCTCTCCTCCATTGAGAAGCTCGGGCTTCTATCCAAGGCGGAGGAACTGGGGCTGCTCAGTTTACTGGAGAAGACGGCCGACACCTCGCCTTCCATCCTGGCCTCGGCGGCTCTGCCCTTGCTCGTGGCTTCCGTGGCGGCTATCGTCGTCATCCCGGATGACTCGGTGGCGCTCGTGGTGGCGCAAGTGGTGATTGCCGGGGCGCTTGCGCTCGGGGGTGTTGGATTGTTTGTTGGATCAATTCTTGTAGGGGAATTGCAAGAGGCGGATTGA
- the LOC142556154 gene encoding DNA-directed RNA polymerases II, IV and V subunit 11, whose product MNAPDRYERFVVPEGTSKVSYERDTKIINAASFTVEREDHTIGNILRMQLHRDENVLFAGYKLPHPLQYKITVRIHTTSQSSPMQAYNQAINDLDKELDHLKNEFEMELARHTGKLPRVY is encoded by the exons atgaatgCTCCTGATCGTTACGAGCGCTTTGTCGTTCCTGAAGGAACCTCCAA GGTTTCGTACGAAAGGGACACCAAAATCATCAATGCAGCATCATTTACTGTCGAGCGAGAGGACCACACCATTGGAAACATCCTCCGCAT GCAGCTGCACAGGGATGAAAATGTACTTTTTGCTGGCTACAAGTTACCTCATCCCCTCCAGTACAAAATCACTGTCAGG ATCCACACCACCAGCCAATCTTCCCCCATGCAAGCATATAATCAGGCTATCAATGATCTGGATAAGGAGCTTGATCATCTGAAGAATGAATTTGAG ATGGAGTTGGCAAGGCACACTGGGAAGCTACCAAGGGTGTATTAA